From the genome of Pelomonas sp. SE-A7, one region includes:
- a CDS encoding thiamine pyrophosphate-binding protein translates to MTALAAQRLGGDRVAEALQEQGVSTLFTLCGGHISPILSGAKARGIRIVDVRDEATALFAADAMARLTGRPGVAAVTAGPGITNTITALKNAQLAQSPVIVIGGAAPTALQGRGALQDIDQRPLVAPHVKRALMVRRVRDLAPAVHEAFAVALEGVPGPVFIECPVDLLYDEASIRQWYADAAGKGSSLPERALRWYLNRHVEKMFGGSDAAPPAPRKAELPRAGRPVIDKVKAALTRAERPLFVIGSQALSEAAEAEALAEAITRLGVPVYLSGMARGLLGREHPLQHRHQRRQALREADLVLLAGVPCDFRLDYGRHVRRSATLVAANRSKRDAKLNRRPDIAALGDAGLFLRELAAAWAGGKNWSAWKTSLEARDAQRETEISQQASAGGEFVNPLLLLKALEQEAGEGALFIADGGDFVGTASYVLHPRSPLSWLDPGVFGTLGVGAGFALGAALARPDRETWIVLGDGACGWALAEFDSFVRHRIPVIAVVGNDAGWNQIAREQVKMLNDDVGTVLARTAYHEVAAGFGAVGIELKRADEIPQALARARDAARHGRPVLINVWLDKTEFREGSLSM, encoded by the coding sequence ATGACGGCCCTGGCAGCGCAGCGACTTGGCGGCGACCGGGTCGCGGAGGCCCTGCAGGAGCAGGGCGTCAGCACGCTGTTCACGCTCTGCGGTGGCCATATTTCGCCCATCCTGTCGGGCGCCAAGGCGCGCGGCATTCGCATCGTCGATGTGCGGGACGAGGCCACAGCCCTGTTCGCCGCCGATGCGATGGCGCGGCTCACCGGCCGCCCCGGCGTGGCCGCAGTCACCGCCGGGCCGGGCATCACCAACACGATCACGGCATTGAAGAACGCGCAGCTGGCTCAGTCGCCCGTGATCGTCATAGGCGGTGCGGCGCCCACGGCCTTGCAGGGTCGCGGTGCCTTGCAGGACATAGACCAGCGGCCGCTGGTGGCGCCGCATGTGAAACGGGCCCTGATGGTGCGCCGCGTGAGAGACCTGGCACCGGCAGTGCACGAGGCCTTTGCCGTGGCACTTGAAGGCGTGCCGGGTCCGGTCTTCATCGAATGCCCGGTGGACCTGCTCTACGACGAGGCCTCGATCCGCCAGTGGTATGCCGACGCGGCCGGCAAGGGCAGCTCGCTGCCGGAGCGGGCCTTGCGCTGGTACCTGAATCGCCATGTGGAGAAGATGTTCGGCGGCAGCGATGCCGCACCGCCGGCCCCGCGCAAGGCGGAGCTGCCGCGCGCCGGCCGCCCGGTCATTGACAAGGTGAAGGCCGCATTGACTCGCGCCGAGAGGCCGCTGTTCGTGATCGGCAGCCAGGCCTTGAGCGAGGCGGCTGAAGCTGAGGCACTGGCCGAGGCGATCACACGACTGGGCGTGCCCGTCTACCTCAGCGGCATGGCACGCGGTCTGCTGGGGCGCGAGCATCCGCTGCAGCACCGTCACCAGCGTCGGCAGGCGCTGCGCGAGGCTGACCTGGTGCTGCTGGCCGGCGTGCCCTGCGATTTCCGCTTGGACTACGGCCGCCACGTGCGCCGCAGCGCCACCCTGGTGGCTGCCAACCGAAGCAAGCGTGATGCGAAGCTGAACCGCCGGCCCGACATCGCGGCCCTGGGCGATGCCGGCCTTTTCCTGCGCGAGCTGGCCGCGGCCTGGGCGGGCGGCAAGAACTGGAGCGCCTGGAAGACCTCGCTTGAAGCCCGCGATGCGCAGCGCGAGACCGAGATCAGTCAGCAGGCATCGGCCGGCGGCGAGTTCGTCAATCCTCTGTTACTTCTGAAGGCGCTGGAGCAGGAGGCCGGCGAGGGCGCGCTCTTCATAGCCGATGGCGGCGACTTCGTCGGCACGGCCTCCTATGTGCTGCATCCGCGCTCGCCGCTGAGCTGGCTTGACCCGGGGGTGTTCGGCACGCTGGGAGTCGGTGCCGGTTTTGCCCTGGGGGCGGCGCTGGCGCGGCCGGACCGCGAGACCTGGATCGTGCTGGGCGATGGAGCCTGCGGCTGGGCCCTGGCCGAGTTCGACAGCTTCGTGCGCCACCGCATCCCGGTGATCGCCGTGGTCGGCAACGACGCCGGCTGGAACCAGATCGCCCGCGAGCAGGTCAAGATGCTGAACGATGACGTGGGCACGGTGCTGGCCCGCACCGCCTATCACGAGGTGGCGGCCGGCTTTGGGGCTGTCGGCATCGAACTCAAGCGTGCCGACGAGATTCCGCAGGCGCTGGCCCGCGCCCGTGATGCCGCCAGGCACGGCAGGCCGGTTCTGATCAATGTCTGGCTCGACAAGACCGAGTTCCGCGAGGGCTCGCTGTCGATGTGA
- a CDS encoding oxidoreductase-like domain-containing protein, with product MTESPADDPMPQPPFQPDLDACCGNGCEPCIFDLHDLAMDQYRQAMRAWRARHPEVPAA from the coding sequence ATGACCGAGAGCCCGGCGGACGATCCCATGCCCCAGCCGCCGTTCCAGCCCGACCTCGATGCCTGCTGCGGCAATGGCTGCGAGCCCTGCATCTTCGACCTGCACGACCTGGCGATGGACCAGTACCGCCAGGCGATGCGTGCTTGGCGGGCCCGGCATCCGGAGGTGCCAGCGGCCTGA
- a CDS encoding LysE family translocator, whose protein sequence is MPDTHSLLLFMFAGWLLNLTPGPDVLYIVTHSMRSGVKAGLVAGLGITTGCFVHVFAAALGLGALLATSAAAFVFVKLAGAAYLCWIGLKALLARAPEASAPKPAEAASLQAIYLGGFWTNVLNPKVAIFFLAFLPQFVAADADHKTVVFVALGLLFNFNAMPINAGYAWSAAWMARRPGVQRGMHWLEKAAGAMFIAFGVRLALSGRPAD, encoded by the coding sequence ATGCCCGACACCCACTCCCTGCTGCTCTTCATGTTCGCCGGCTGGCTGCTCAATCTGACGCCTGGTCCGGATGTGCTCTACATCGTGACCCATTCGATGCGCTCCGGCGTCAAGGCCGGCCTGGTGGCGGGTCTGGGCATCACGACCGGCTGCTTCGTCCATGTGTTCGCTGCCGCCCTGGGTCTGGGCGCCCTGCTGGCCACCTCGGCGGCAGCCTTCGTGTTCGTCAAGCTGGCCGGTGCGGCCTACCTCTGCTGGATAGGCCTCAAGGCCCTGCTGGCCAGGGCGCCCGAGGCCTCGGCTCCCAAACCGGCCGAGGCAGCCTCGCTGCAGGCCATCTATCTGGGCGGCTTCTGGACCAATGTGCTGAACCCCAAGGTGGCGATCTTCTTCCTGGCCTTCCTGCCGCAGTTCGTTGCCGCCGATGCTGACCACAAGACCGTGGTCTTCGTCGCCTTAGGCCTGCTGTTCAATTTCAATGCCATGCCCATCAACGCCGGCTACGCCTGGTCGGCCGCCTGGATGGCCCGGCGGCCTGGCGTGCAGCGCGGCATGCACTGGCTGGAAAAGGCCGCCGGCGCGATGTTCATCGCCTTCGGTGTCCGGCTGGCCCTGAGCGGCCGCCCGGCCGACTGA
- a CDS encoding DUF2788 domain-containing protein, translated as MFGYSEEQIAQFGLTFGVAAFMLYMVFIILQLARESKAGRFGTFVLLLGLGFGLVGFAAKGLIRFFLSGLGD; from the coding sequence ATGTTCGGCTACAGCGAAGAGCAGATCGCCCAGTTCGGCCTCACCTTCGGCGTGGCGGCCTTCATGCTCTACATGGTCTTCATCATCCTGCAGCTGGCGCGCGAATCCAAGGCCGGCCGCTTCGGCACCTTCGTGCTGCTGCTGGGCCTGGGCTTCGGCCTGGTCGGCTTCGCTGCCAAGGGCCTGATCAGGTTCTTCCTGTCGGGCCTGGGCGATTGA
- a CDS encoding DUF2189 domain-containing protein, translating to MKSTDPALRESRQFGVRAVPVLRPLGWLARGWRDLMHCPGLSLLHGLALALGGTLIFWLARDRFWLLAGAFSGFLLVAPVLATGLYALSRAIERREDASLATVLAAWHPGDTRLVRFGLLLALAGTGWVLTSASLITALAPGVVAKPFDFLRQVVLNDQSHLFEVWLALGALLAAPVFASSLVAIPLLLDRPVSVLGAVFTSWRVVMEHPAPVAFWALLIMGLTLLGMATAMLGLIVILPWLGHASWHAYRDLVRAAG from the coding sequence ATGAAAAGCACCGACCCAGCCCTCCGCGAATCGCGCCAGTTCGGCGTGCGCGCCGTGCCCGTGCTCAGGCCCCTGGGCTGGCTGGCGCGCGGATGGCGCGACCTGATGCACTGCCCCGGCCTGTCGCTGCTGCACGGCCTGGCGCTGGCCCTGGGCGGCACCCTGATCTTCTGGCTCGCGCGCGACCGCTTCTGGCTGCTGGCTGGCGCCTTCAGCGGCTTTCTGCTGGTGGCGCCGGTGCTGGCCACCGGCCTCTATGCGCTGAGCCGCGCCATCGAGCGGCGCGAAGACGCCTCGCTGGCCACCGTGCTCGCAGCCTGGCATCCGGGTGATACCCGCCTGGTGCGCTTCGGCCTGCTGCTGGCCCTGGCCGGCACCGGCTGGGTCCTGACCTCGGCCTCGCTGATCACGGCTTTGGCACCGGGCGTGGTGGCCAAGCCATTTGACTTCCTGCGCCAGGTGGTGCTGAACGACCAGAGCCATCTGTTCGAGGTCTGGCTGGCCCTGGGCGCCTTGCTGGCCGCCCCGGTATTCGCCTCCAGCCTGGTCGCCATCCCGCTGTTGCTGGACCGGCCGGTCAGCGTGCTGGGCGCGGTCTTCACCAGCTGGCGCGTGGTGATGGAGCATCCGGCGCCGGTCGCGTTCTGGGCGCTGCTGATCATGGGGCTCACCCTGCTGGGCATGGCCACGGCCATGCTGGGACTGATCGTGATCCTGCCGTGGCTGGGCCATGCCAGCTGGCATGCCTACCGCGACCTGGTGCGCGCAGCGGGCTAG
- a CDS encoding transporter substrate-binding domain-containing protein, with the protein MSWKARLFSAWLAVAIGGGAAAQTVTIGAEDDWFPYSGLIDGKVQGITLDVVRAAYAVVGLEVRYEVMPYARCLAQTRAGILVACFNTLRNAAIEDEYLWHKPAMFPVQYKIYARAESIEQNLKPKDLEGRRVAVTHAYEYGAEFDDNSRIQRVYSPRDESNFRMLLLGRADFTLALEINTRMLIQRRPDLAGRIKMVGAVAESGVYMAFSRAHADAPRLMARFEEGLRIIGKNGRLQAIHDEWWLRLVGSKADPVLR; encoded by the coding sequence ATGAGCTGGAAAGCAAGGCTGTTCAGCGCCTGGCTGGCCGTTGCCATTGGCGGAGGCGCGGCCGCGCAGACGGTCACCATCGGGGCCGAGGACGACTGGTTCCCGTACTCGGGCCTGATCGACGGCAAGGTCCAGGGCATTACGCTGGACGTGGTGCGTGCCGCCTATGCGGTGGTCGGCCTCGAGGTGCGCTACGAGGTCATGCCCTACGCCCGCTGCCTGGCCCAGACCCGGGCCGGCATCCTCGTCGCCTGCTTCAACACGCTGCGCAACGCGGCCATCGAGGACGAGTACCTGTGGCACAAGCCGGCCATGTTCCCGGTCCAGTACAAGATCTACGCCCGCGCCGAGTCGATTGAACAGAACCTGAAGCCCAAGGACCTGGAAGGCCGGCGGGTCGCCGTGACCCATGCCTACGAGTACGGCGCCGAGTTCGATGACAACAGCAGGATCCAGCGGGTCTACAGCCCGCGCGACGAGAGCAACTTCCGCATGCTGCTGCTCGGACGGGCCGACTTCACGCTGGCGCTGGAAATCAACACCCGGATGCTGATCCAGCGCCGCCCCGACCTGGCCGGCCGCATCAAGATGGTCGGCGCCGTGGCCGAGTCCGGCGTCTACATGGCGTTCTCGCGTGCCCATGCCGACGCGCCCCGACTGATGGCCCGCTTCGAGGAAGGCCTCCGAATCATCGGCAAGAACGGCCGACTGCAGGCCATTCACGACGAGTGGTGGCTGCGCCTGGTCGGCAGCAAGGCCGATCCGGTCCTGCGTTGA
- the mnmH gene encoding tRNA 2-selenouridine(34) synthase MnmH encodes MSYTVTIEQALAELPRFDAIVDVRTPAEFDEDHMPGAINWPVLSNEERATVGTLYAESPFEARKLGAALVARNIARHLDESTQDLEKGWRPLVYCWRGGQRSGAMNWFLGQIGFRSRQLVGGYKAYRAQVRADLTELPGRFNYQVLCGRTGSGKTRLLQALQAEGAQTLDLEGLARHRGSVLGGLPGDAQPSQKRFDSLLWEQLRSLDADRPLWVESESRKIGRIALPEQLLNALRDRGECLWIALPDQERVQLLLEDYAHFAAEPEGFCALLEGLIELRGKETVHRWQAQARAGNWAEVFGELMRLHYDPGYERSLRNHYPQLDQAREAALDNAQPESLGAMARSLIAGLH; translated from the coding sequence ATGAGCTACACGGTCACCATCGAACAGGCATTGGCCGAGCTGCCCCGCTTCGACGCCATCGTCGACGTGCGCACGCCGGCCGAGTTCGACGAAGACCACATGCCCGGCGCGATCAACTGGCCGGTGCTGAGCAACGAGGAGCGAGCCACGGTCGGCACGCTGTACGCCGAATCGCCGTTCGAGGCGCGCAAGCTGGGCGCGGCCCTGGTGGCCCGCAACATCGCCCGCCACCTGGACGAAAGCACCCAGGACCTTGAGAAAGGCTGGCGCCCGCTGGTCTACTGCTGGCGCGGCGGCCAGCGCAGCGGGGCGATGAACTGGTTCCTGGGCCAGATCGGCTTTCGCTCGCGCCAGCTGGTCGGCGGCTACAAGGCCTACCGCGCCCAGGTGCGGGCCGACCTGACCGAACTGCCCGGCCGTTTCAATTACCAGGTGCTCTGCGGCCGCACCGGCAGCGGCAAGACCCGCCTGCTGCAGGCGCTGCAGGCCGAGGGCGCCCAGACCCTGGACCTCGAAGGCCTGGCGCGCCACCGCGGCTCGGTGCTGGGCGGCCTGCCCGGCGACGCCCAACCCAGCCAGAAGCGCTTCGACAGCCTGCTGTGGGAGCAGCTGCGCAGTCTCGATGCCGATCGGCCGCTATGGGTCGAAAGCGAGAGCCGAAAGATCGGTCGCATCGCCCTGCCCGAGCAGTTGTTGAATGCGCTGCGGGACCGCGGCGAATGCCTCTGGATCGCCCTGCCGGATCAGGAGCGGGTCCAGCTGCTGCTCGAGGACTACGCCCATTTCGCCGCCGAGCCGGAGGGCTTCTGCGCCCTGCTGGAAGGCCTGATCGAGCTGCGCGGCAAGGAGACGGTCCACCGCTGGCAGGCCCAGGCTCGCGCCGGAAACTGGGCCGAGGTCTTCGGCGAGCTGATGCGGCTGCATTACGACCCGGGCTATGAGCGCTCGCTGCGCAACCACTATCCGCAACTGGACCAGGCCCGCGAGGCCGCGCTTGACAATGCTCAGCCCGAAAGCCTGGGCGCGATGGCACGGAGTCTGATCGCGGGCCTACACTGA
- a CDS encoding [protein-PII] uridylyltransferase gives MTADLSELRRQFKSGKQALIAGFMQARPTVTSARQLMGSLALHVDGTLQQLWARAGLPGEACLLAVGGYGRGELFPHSDVDVLLLLPDGVEPYQPGPLKSAIEHFVTSCWDTGLEIGSSVRTVDECVHEASGDVTIQTALLEARLLVGPKPLYKRFEQALRKAMDASAFLRAKTLEMRQRHTKYDETPYSLEPNCKESPGGLRDLQLLIWIARAAGLGKTWPQLAAKGLITPFESRQLQRNEGLLSLIRARLHAVAGRREDRLVFDLQTAVATSFGYQAQGGQRASEQLMRRYYWAAKAVSQLNQVLLLNLEERINGSQQDLLRPINAHFVERAGMLEVLSDDLYERQPQAILETFLIYQQTPGIKGFSARTLRALYNARELMDGAWRRDPVNRRLFLQILEQKEGHTHAFRLMNQTSVLGRYLWVFRRIVGQMQHDLFHVYTVDQHILMVLRNVRRFFIPEHAHEYPFCSQLAAQFEKPHLLYIAALFHDVAKGRGGDHSDLGAVEARRFCRAHGLSKQDAELVVFLVQHHLTLSRVAQKEDLSDPEVVQSFARKMGDARHLTALYLLTVADIRGTSPKVWNAWKGKLLEDLYRLALRALGGAKPNLDADIEARKQEAREKLALLSALPGTEEPLWKTLELSYFARHDAGDLAWHARALWRHIESAVPVVQARPSPVGEGLQVLVYAPDQQDLFARICGYFDMAGFNILDAKVHTTRNGYALDTFQVISPDLDLEQRDLVPLVESKLSQVLKDQGPLPEPRRGRLSRRVKSFPFTPRIALKPDEKAQRWLLSISTSDRAGLLYAIARVLARHGINLQLAKISTLGERVEDTFLVDGPALQQNKLQLQIESELLDAVSIPQ, from the coding sequence TTGACCGCCGATCTTTCTGAACTGCGCCGCCAGTTCAAGAGCGGCAAGCAGGCGCTGATCGCGGGCTTCATGCAGGCCCGCCCCACCGTCACCTCGGCGCGCCAGCTGATGGGCAGCCTGGCCCTGCATGTGGACGGCACGCTGCAGCAGCTCTGGGCCAGAGCCGGCCTGCCCGGCGAAGCCTGTCTGCTGGCCGTGGGAGGCTACGGCCGCGGCGAGCTGTTCCCCCATTCGGACGTCGACGTGCTGCTGCTGCTGCCGGACGGCGTCGAGCCCTACCAGCCCGGTCCGCTCAAGAGCGCCATCGAGCATTTCGTCACCAGTTGCTGGGACACCGGCCTCGAGATCGGCTCCTCGGTGCGCACCGTTGACGAATGCGTGCATGAGGCCTCCGGCGACGTCACCATCCAGACCGCCCTGCTGGAAGCCCGCCTGCTGGTCGGCCCCAAGCCGCTCTACAAGCGCTTCGAGCAGGCGCTGCGCAAGGCCATGGACGCCAGCGCCTTCCTGCGAGCCAAGACGCTGGAGATGCGCCAGCGCCACACCAAGTACGACGAGACGCCCTATTCGCTGGAGCCCAACTGCAAGGAAAGCCCGGGCGGGCTGCGCGACCTGCAGCTCTTGATCTGGATCGCCCGCGCCGCCGGTCTCGGCAAGACCTGGCCCCAGCTCGCGGCCAAGGGCCTGATCACGCCCTTCGAAAGCCGCCAGCTGCAACGCAACGAAGGCTTGCTGAGCCTGATACGCGCCCGGCTGCATGCCGTGGCCGGCCGACGCGAAGACCGCCTGGTCTTCGACCTGCAGACCGCCGTGGCCACCAGCTTCGGCTACCAGGCCCAGGGCGGCCAGCGCGCCTCGGAGCAGTTGATGCGCCGCTACTACTGGGCAGCCAAGGCGGTGAGCCAGCTGAACCAGGTGCTGCTCCTGAACCTGGAAGAGCGCATCAATGGCTCGCAGCAGGACCTGCTGCGGCCTATCAACGCCCACTTCGTCGAACGCGCCGGCATGCTGGAGGTGCTCAGCGACGACCTCTACGAGCGCCAGCCCCAGGCCATCCTGGAAACCTTTCTGATCTACCAGCAGACGCCGGGCATCAAGGGCTTCTCGGCCCGCACGCTGCGCGCGCTCTACAACGCCCGCGAGCTGATGGACGGCGCCTGGCGCCGCGACCCGGTCAACCGCCGGCTGTTCCTGCAGATCCTGGAGCAGAAGGAAGGCCATACCCACGCCTTCCGGCTGATGAACCAGACCTCGGTGCTGGGCCGCTACCTCTGGGTGTTCCGGCGCATCGTCGGCCAGATGCAGCATGACCTGTTCCACGTCTACACGGTGGACCAGCACATCCTGATGGTGCTGCGCAATGTGCGGCGCTTCTTCATCCCGGAGCACGCCCACGAATATCCGTTCTGCTCGCAGCTGGCGGCCCAGTTCGAGAAGCCGCACCTGCTCTACATCGCCGCGTTGTTCCACGACGTGGCCAAGGGCCGTGGCGGCGACCATTCCGACCTCGGCGCCGTCGAAGCCCGGCGCTTCTGCCGCGCCCACGGCCTGAGCAAGCAGGACGCCGAGCTGGTGGTCTTCCTGGTCCAGCATCACCTGACCCTGTCGCGGGTGGCGCAGAAGGAAGACCTGTCCGACCCCGAGGTGGTGCAGTCCTTCGCCCGCAAGATGGGCGACGCCCGCCATCTCACCGCGCTCTACCTGCTGACCGTGGCCGACATCCGCGGCACCAGCCCCAAGGTCTGGAACGCCTGGAAGGGCAAGCTGCTCGAAGACCTCTACCGGCTGGCCCTGCGCGCCCTGGGCGGCGCCAAGCCCAACCTGGATGCCGACATCGAGGCCCGCAAGCAGGAAGCCCGCGAGAAGCTGGCCCTGCTGTCGGCCCTGCCCGGCACCGAAGAGCCGCTGTGGAAGACGCTGGAGCTGAGCTACTTCGCCCGCCATGACGCCGGCGACCTGGCCTGGCATGCGCGGGCGCTCTGGCGCCATATCGAAAGCGCCGTGCCGGTGGTGCAGGCGCGGCCCTCGCCGGTCGGCGAAGGCCTGCAGGTGCTGGTCTATGCACCCGACCAGCAGGACCTGTTCGCCCGCATCTGCGGCTACTTCGACATGGCCGGCTTCAACATCCTGGACGCCAAGGTCCACACCACGCGCAACGGCTACGCGCTGGACACCTTCCAGGTGATCAGCCCCGACCTGGACCTGGAGCAGCGCGACCTGGTGCCGCTGGTGGAGTCCAAGCTCTCGCAGGTGCTCAAGGACCAGGGTCCGCTGCCGGAGCCGCGCCGCGGCCGGCTGTCGCGCCGGGTCAAGAGCTTCCCGTTCACGCCCCGCATCGCGCTCAAGCCGGACGAGAAGGCGCAGCGCTGGTTGCTCTCCATCAGCACCAGCGACCGTGCCGGCCTGCTCTACGCCATCGCCCGCGTACTGGCCCGCCACGGCATCAACCTGCAGCTTGCCAAGATCTCGACGCTGGGCGAGCGGGTGGAAGACACCTTCCTGGTCGACGGCCCGGCCTTGCAGCAGAACAAGCTGCAGCTGCAAATCGAGAGCGAGCTGCTGGACGCCGTGTCGATTCCGCAATGA
- the map gene encoding type I methionyl aminopeptidase has protein sequence MTITIKSAADIEAMRVAGRLASEVLDMLTAHVKPGITTDQLDKLAHDHIVNVQKAIPAPLNYCPPGYTPYPKSICTSVNHQVCHGIPNDKVLKNGDIVNIDVTVIKDGWHGDTSRMFVVGEGSIAAKRLCQFTYDAMWKGIAKVKPGARLGDIAHSIQTFAENAGFSIVREFCGHGIGQKFHEEPQVLHYGRPGTLEELVPGMVFTIEPMINAGRREIREMGDGWTIVTKDRSLSAQWEHTIAVTETGYEVLTVSAGSPPPPAFITG, from the coding sequence ATGACGATCACGATCAAGAGTGCCGCCGACATCGAAGCGATGCGAGTGGCCGGCCGGCTGGCCTCCGAAGTACTGGACATGCTCACGGCCCACGTGAAGCCGGGCATCACCACCGACCAGTTGGACAAGCTGGCCCACGACCACATCGTGAACGTCCAGAAGGCCATCCCCGCGCCTCTGAACTACTGCCCGCCCGGCTACACGCCCTACCCCAAGTCGATCTGCACCTCGGTCAACCACCAGGTCTGCCACGGCATCCCGAACGACAAGGTCCTGAAGAACGGCGACATCGTCAACATCGACGTCACCGTGATCAAGGATGGCTGGCACGGCGATACCAGCCGCATGTTCGTGGTCGGCGAGGGCTCGATCGCCGCCAAGCGCCTGTGCCAGTTCACCTACGACGCCATGTGGAAGGGCATTGCCAAGGTCAAGCCCGGTGCCCGCCTTGGCGACATCGCACATTCAATCCAGACCTTTGCCGAGAACGCCGGCTTCTCCATCGTGCGCGAGTTCTGCGGCCATGGCATAGGCCAGAAGTTCCATGAAGAGCCGCAGGTGCTTCATTACGGCCGCCCCGGCACGCTGGAAGAGCTGGTGCCCGGCATGGTGTTCACCATCGAGCCCATGATCAATGCCGGCCGCCGCGAAATCCGCGAGATGGGCGACGGCTGGACCATAGTCACCAAGGACCGTTCGCTGTCGGCCCAGTGGGAACACACCATCGCGGTCACCGAGACCGGCTACGAGGTGCTCACGGTGTCCGCCGGCAGCCCGCCGCCGCCCGCCTTCATCACAGGCTAA
- a CDS encoding undecaprenyl-diphosphate phosphatase, which produces MDLLLLIKAAVMGLVEGLTEFLPISSTGHLILTGSLLGLTDAKSKVFDVAIQSGAILAVLIVYWQRLSSVLLELGSSVRARRFVLNVAIGFLPAAVIGLLAYKTIKAHLFNAPVVAGAFIVGGLIILWVERNATQRRARIDDVDEMDVLDALKVGLVQCLGMIPGTSRSGATIIGGMLLGLSRKAATDFSFFLAIPTLVGAGAYSLWKERHALSMADAPMFGVGFVVSFLAAWVCVRWLLRYISSHSFVPFAWYRIAFGLVVLATAWSGAVVWAD; this is translated from the coding sequence GTGGACCTGCTGTTGCTGATCAAGGCCGCCGTGATGGGCCTGGTCGAAGGCCTGACCGAATTCCTGCCGATCTCCTCGACCGGCCATCTCATCCTCACCGGTTCCCTGCTAGGCCTGACCGACGCCAAGTCCAAGGTCTTCGATGTAGCCATCCAGAGCGGCGCCATCCTGGCCGTGCTGATCGTCTACTGGCAGCGCCTCTCCAGCGTGTTGCTGGAGCTGGGCAGCAGCGTCCGAGCCCGCCGCTTCGTGCTCAACGTCGCCATCGGCTTTTTGCCGGCCGCCGTGATCGGCCTGCTGGCCTACAAGACCATCAAGGCCCATCTATTCAATGCCCCGGTCGTGGCCGGCGCCTTCATCGTCGGCGGCCTGATCATCCTGTGGGTGGAGCGCAATGCCACCCAGCGCCGCGCTCGCATTGACGACGTGGACGAGATGGACGTGCTGGACGCCCTCAAGGTCGGCCTGGTTCAGTGCCTGGGCATGATCCCCGGCACCAGCCGCTCGGGCGCCACCATCATCGGCGGCATGCTGCTCGGCCTGTCGCGCAAGGCGGCCACCGATTTCTCGTTCTTCCTGGCCATTCCCACCCTGGTCGGTGCCGGCGCCTACAGCCTCTGGAAGGAGCGCCATGCCCTGTCCATGGCCGATGCGCCCATGTTCGGCGTCGGCTTCGTGGTCAGCTTCCTGGCTGCCTGGGTCTGCGTGCGCTGGCTGCTCCGCTACATCTCCAGCCACAGCTTCGTGCCCTTTGCCTGGTACCGGATCGCCTTCGGGCTGGTGGTCCTGGCCACGGCTTGGAGCGGCGCGGTGGTGTGGGCGGACTGA
- a CDS encoding TetR/AcrR family transcriptional regulator, with product MSSVLAPGPNRSSSPPARQRRKEARPQELLAAALALFVEKGFAATRSEEVAARAGVSKGTLYLYYPSKEELFKAVVRENLASHIADGRQMLAEHQGAMAELLSQVLHEWWQRVGLGPAGGITKIMVAEARNFPELAQFYLDEVIVPTHQLLGAILEKGMASGEFRRVPVEDAIHVLIAPMLHLTLHQHSFGACALLDPGMDAMRVLELQLDLMLHGLLASPLLARSAS from the coding sequence ATGAGTTCCGTCCTCGCCCCGGGTCCCAACCGCTCCAGCAGCCCTCCGGCGCGCCAGCGCCGCAAGGAGGCGCGGCCGCAGGAGCTGCTGGCCGCCGCGCTGGCCCTGTTCGTCGAGAAAGGCTTTGCGGCCACGCGCTCCGAGGAGGTGGCGGCCCGGGCCGGTGTCTCCAAGGGCACGCTTTACCTCTACTACCCGAGCAAGGAAGAGCTGTTCAAGGCCGTGGTCCGCGAGAACCTGGCCAGCCACATCGCCGACGGCCGCCAGATGCTGGCCGAGCACCAGGGCGCCATGGCCGAACTGCTCAGCCAGGTGCTGCATGAATGGTGGCAGCGCGTGGGTCTGGGACCGGCCGGCGGCATCACCAAGATCATGGTGGCCGAGGCCCGCAATTTCCCGGAGCTGGCCCAGTTCTACCTGGACGAGGTCATCGTTCCCACGCACCAACTGCTGGGCGCCATCCTGGAAAAGGGCATGGCCAGCGGCGAGTTCCGCCGGGTGCCGGTCGAGGATGCGATCCATGTGCTGATCGCGCCCATGCTGCACCTGACCCTGCACCAGCATTCCTTCGGCGCCTGCGCGCTGCTAGACCCCGGCATGGACGCCATGAGGGTGCTCGAGCTGCAGCTGGACCTGATGCTGCACGGCCTGTTGGCGTCGCCGCTTTTGGCACGGTCCGCCTCTTGA